A stretch of Sphingomicrobium flavum DNA encodes these proteins:
- a CDS encoding elongation factor G, whose amino-acid sequence MGRPSGDIVGDKMIALVGPAGAGKTSLAEALLHAAGAISRQGKVEDGNTIGDASAEARARGGSTESNFLHFDYLGEHFAIVDAPGSASFSEDAARAVALADLGIVVVDPDPARAPLAAPALRMLDEQGIPHIIFVNRIDQARGSIRELLQALQPMSVSPLIARQLPIREGDHVTGFVDLALERAFTYCPGKPSQQIDIPEALASDEAEARNHMLEQLADHDDTLLEQLLMDEKPEDSRIFEDLHHETEDNLGVSVLFGSATGEWGVRRLLKALRHDGPGPDVTARRLGVEMRAIYAAKTYHGSAVGRVTIGRALGGSFKEGEEITTSKGESVRVGSMLSLQGGGQEKVSEARTGQLVGIAKVDDWKVGDWAGDAPLPPAIDVEKRPRNAAFAIMPRDRKDDVRMSAALAKVIEEDAGLGIAQEEGELILKGMSEEHLNIALQRMQNRYGVAIDHRRPRIPYRESIRRRVEQRGRHKKQSGGHGQFGDVVIEVRPLNRGEGFQFDEKVKGGNVPKQYIPAVEAGVKDAMAKGPLGFPVVDVAVTLLDGSYHSVDSSELAFRTAGRIAMQEALAEAHPHLLEPVHKLSVVSPSDSSSKISSSLASRRGQMLGMVPRDGWEGWDRVDMLLPSAELDGLEAEMRALSHGLASYEAEYDHLAELNGALADKVVERERAGAE is encoded by the coding sequence ATGGGCAGGCCATCCGGAGACATTGTCGGCGATAAAATGATCGCGCTGGTGGGTCCAGCGGGTGCCGGGAAGACCAGCCTCGCCGAAGCCCTCCTCCACGCTGCCGGCGCGATTTCGAGACAGGGCAAGGTGGAGGATGGCAACACGATCGGCGATGCCAGCGCGGAAGCCCGCGCCCGCGGCGGATCGACCGAGAGCAATTTCCTCCATTTCGACTATCTGGGCGAGCATTTTGCCATCGTCGATGCGCCCGGTTCAGCCAGTTTCAGCGAGGATGCGGCGCGCGCCGTGGCGCTGGCGGACCTTGGCATTGTCGTCGTCGACCCCGATCCGGCGCGCGCACCGCTGGCGGCACCGGCGCTGAGGATGCTGGACGAACAGGGCATTCCGCACATCATCTTCGTCAATCGCATCGACCAAGCACGGGGCAGCATCCGCGAATTGCTGCAGGCGCTGCAGCCGATGAGCGTATCGCCGCTGATCGCGCGACAATTGCCGATCCGCGAGGGCGATCATGTCACCGGCTTTGTCGACCTGGCGCTGGAACGGGCCTTTACATATTGTCCCGGAAAACCGTCGCAGCAGATTGATATTCCTGAAGCTTTGGCCTCCGACGAGGCGGAAGCGCGAAACCATATGCTCGAGCAATTGGCCGATCATGATGACACGCTGCTGGAGCAGCTGTTGATGGACGAGAAGCCCGAGGACAGCCGGATTTTCGAGGATCTGCACCATGAGACCGAGGATAATCTGGGCGTATCGGTGCTGTTCGGCTCCGCGACCGGCGAATGGGGCGTGCGGCGGTTGCTCAAGGCGCTGCGCCATGACGGGCCGGGACCGGACGTGACCGCACGGCGCTTGGGCGTCGAAATGCGCGCCATCTATGCCGCCAAGACCTATCATGGCAGCGCGGTCGGGCGCGTGACCATCGGGCGGGCACTGGGCGGCAGTTTCAAGGAAGGCGAGGAGATTACCACCTCCAAGGGCGAGAGCGTTCGCGTCGGCTCCATGCTGTCGCTGCAAGGCGGCGGGCAGGAGAAGGTCAGCGAGGCGCGCACGGGCCAACTGGTCGGCATCGCCAAGGTGGATGACTGGAAAGTGGGCGACTGGGCGGGCGATGCTCCCCTGCCCCCGGCCATCGATGTAGAGAAGCGCCCGCGCAACGCCGCCTTCGCCATCATGCCGCGCGACCGCAAGGATGATGTGCGCATGTCCGCTGCGCTCGCCAAGGTGATCGAGGAGGATGCGGGCCTGGGGATCGCGCAGGAAGAGGGCGAACTGATCCTCAAAGGCATGAGCGAGGAGCATCTCAACATCGCGCTGCAACGAATGCAGAACCGTTATGGCGTGGCAATCGATCATCGCCGGCCCCGCATTCCCTATCGCGAGAGCATTAGGCGCAGGGTCGAGCAGCGCGGCAGGCACAAGAAGCAATCGGGCGGGCATGGCCAGTTTGGTGATGTGGTGATCGAGGTGCGCCCGCTGAACCGGGGCGAAGGCTTTCAGTTCGACGAGAAGGTCAAGGGCGGCAATGTGCCCAAGCAATATATCCCCGCGGTCGAGGCCGGGGTGAAGGATGCGATGGCCAAGGGGCCACTGGGCTTCCCGGTGGTCGATGTCGCGGTGACCTTGCTGGATGGCAGCTATCATAGCGTGGACAGCAGCGAACTGGCCTTCCGCACGGCGGGACGGATCGCGATGCAGGAGGCGCTGGCCGAGGCCCATCCGCATCTTCTGGAACCAGTGCACAAGCTATCGGTCGTGTCGCCGAGCGACAGTTCGAGCAAGATCTCCTCCTCGCTGGCGAGCCGGCGCGGGCAGATGCTGGGCATGGTGCCGCGCGATGGCTGGGAAGGCTGGGACCGGGTCGACATGCTGTTGCCTTCGGCCGAGCTGGATGGACTGGAAGCGGAAATGCGCGCGCTGAGCCACGGGCTGGCCAGCTATGAGGCCGAATATGACCATCTGGCCGAATTGAATGGCGCGCTGGCCGACAAGGTGGTCGAACGCGAGCGGGCGGGCGCGGAATAA
- the rpoH gene encoding RNA polymerase sigma factor RpoH produces MAKGNAAVSIPATGGENGLNRYLTEIKKFPILKPEEEYMLAKRWTEHGDTDAAAQLVNSHLRLVAKIAMGYRGYGLPVSELISEGNIGLMQGVKKFEPDRGFRLATYAMWWIRASIQEFILRSWSLVKMGTTAAQKKLFFNLRRMKNQIEAFEDGDLHPDDVTKIATELGVSEEEVVNMNRRMSMGGDSSLNSPLRTGDGEGESQWMDILESEAPLQDEIVADDEEAQVRHELLMQAMGSLNDREKHILTERRLSEDPKTLEDLSQVYGVSRERIRQIEVRAFEKLQAALLKMATEQRYISADA; encoded by the coding sequence ATGGCAAAGGGCAATGCGGCGGTGTCGATCCCCGCAACCGGCGGCGAAAACGGTCTCAACCGTTATCTGACGGAAATCAAAAAATTTCCGATCCTGAAGCCGGAAGAAGAATATATGCTGGCCAAGCGCTGGACCGAGCACGGTGATACCGATGCGGCGGCGCAGCTGGTCAACTCGCACCTGCGCCTGGTTGCCAAGATCGCGATGGGCTATCGTGGCTATGGCCTGCCCGTTTCCGAGCTGATCAGCGAAGGCAATATCGGCCTGATGCAGGGCGTGAAGAAATTCGAGCCCGATCGCGGCTTCCGCCTCGCCACCTATGCGATGTGGTGGATCCGCGCCTCGATCCAGGAATTTATCCTGCGCAGCTGGAGCCTGGTGAAGATGGGCACCACCGCGGCGCAGAAGAAGCTGTTCTTCAACCTTCGCCGGATGAAGAACCAGATCGAAGCCTTCGAGGATGGTGATCTTCATCCCGATGACGTCACCAAGATTGCGACGGAGCTCGGCGTTTCCGAAGAGGAAGTCGTCAACATGAACCGGCGCATGTCGATGGGCGGCGACAGTTCGTTGAATTCGCCCCTGCGCACCGGCGATGGCGAAGGCGAAAGCCAGTGGATGGACATCCTCGAGAGCGAGGCCCCGCTGCAGGACGAAATCGTCGCCGACGATGAGGAAGCGCAGGTTCGCCACGAACTGCTGATGCAAGCGATGGGCAGTCTCAACGATCGGGAAAAGCATATCCTGACCGAGCGCCGTTTGTCCGAAGACCCCAAGACGCTGGAAGATCTCTCGCAGGTCTATGGCGTCAGCCGCGAACGCATCCGCCAGATCGAGGTGCGCGCGTTCGAGAAACTGCAGGCCGCATTGCTGAAAATGGCGACCGAGCAGCGGTACATCAGCGCCGACGCGTAA
- a CDS encoding RluA family pseudouridine synthase yields the protein MAGEIHDIALEARHAGWRLDRAVTDVMTSLSRERIKKLISEGALEGADGPTRDPAFKVKGHERFTLTVPEPKPHHAVPQDIALTIVYEDEQLLIVDKPAGLVVHPAAGNLDGTLVNALLHHCAGQLSGIGGVARPGIVHRIDKDTSGLLVVAKTDIAHEALAKQFAAHSIDRRYLAVVSGLPKANEGTVSTQLARSPQNRKKMAVAPDHKGKHAVTHWRKLTNLREAALVECRLETGRTHQVRVHMAHIGHPLVGDPTYGRSKKSHRTLLKELGFSRQALHAARLGFIHPTRKERLSFESALPSDIQELVNRLGV from the coding sequence ATGGCGGGGGAAATTCACGACATCGCGCTGGAGGCGCGACATGCCGGATGGCGGCTAGACCGGGCCGTGACCGATGTCATGACGTCACTTTCCCGTGAGCGGATCAAGAAATTGATTAGCGAGGGCGCGCTGGAAGGCGCTGACGGCCCTACACGCGATCCGGCCTTCAAGGTGAAGGGACATGAGCGCTTCACGCTGACCGTGCCCGAACCCAAGCCCCACCATGCCGTGCCACAGGATATTGCGCTGACCATCGTCTATGAAGATGAGCAATTGCTGATCGTCGACAAGCCAGCGGGGCTGGTCGTCCATCCGGCGGCGGGTAACCTCGACGGCACGCTGGTCAATGCCCTGCTCCATCATTGTGCGGGGCAATTGTCGGGCATTGGCGGAGTGGCGCGGCCGGGCATCGTCCACCGCATCGACAAGGATACATCGGGCCTTTTGGTGGTGGCCAAGACCGATATCGCGCATGAGGCGCTGGCCAAACAGTTCGCCGCCCATAGCATCGACCGGCGCTATCTGGCCGTCGTGTCCGGCCTGCCCAAGGCGAACGAAGGGACGGTGAGCACCCAACTCGCCCGATCGCCGCAGAATCGCAAGAAAATGGCGGTCGCGCCCGACCATAAGGGCAAGCATGCTGTAACCCATTGGCGCAAACTGACGAACTTGAGGGAAGCGGCATTGGTCGAATGTCGCCTGGAAACCGGGCGGACGCATCAGGTGCGCGTTCATATGGCGCATATCGGACATCCGCTGGTGGGGGATCCCACCTATGGCAGGAGCAAAAAGTCGCATCGCACGTTGTTGAAAGAGCTGGGTTTTTCGCGCCAGGCGCTTCACGCCGCGCGGCTCGGCTTCATTCATCCGACGCGGAAGGAACGTTTGTCGTTCGAGAGTGCCCTTCCGTCGGATATTCAGGAACTGGTCAATCGACTTGGCGTATAG
- a CDS encoding histidine phosphotransferase family protein: protein MEDIDFASLLCSRLCHDLLSPVGALNNGLELLADETDPQMRERCMDLLADSAKATANKLKFFRLAFGSAGGYGAEIDTGEARAALQGLFGEEKRIELGWMVAEPKLPKEAVKLLLNLGMIAGDALVRGGRLDVGAEQGAGGMELVIRAEGPRLILDPNIRAMLADGGALSTVEPRTAAAYMANRLATEGGGSIQISGGNDEHLVVGVLLPA, encoded by the coding sequence ATGGAAGATATCGACTTTGCTTCGCTGCTGTGCAGCCGCCTGTGCCATGACCTGCTCTCGCCGGTCGGCGCGCTCAACAATGGCCTCGAATTGCTGGCGGACGAGACTGATCCCCAGATGCGCGAACGCTGCATGGACCTGCTCGCCGACAGCGCCAAGGCGACCGCGAACAAGCTCAAATTCTTCCGCCTCGCATTCGGCTCTGCCGGTGGCTACGGCGCCGAAATCGACACGGGCGAAGCCCGCGCCGCGCTGCAGGGCCTGTTCGGAGAGGAAAAGCGGATCGAACTGGGCTGGATGGTGGCCGAACCCAAATTGCCCAAGGAAGCGGTCAAGCTGCTCCTTAATCTTGGCATGATCGCGGGCGATGCGCTGGTGCGCGGCGGCCGCCTCGATGTCGGGGCGGAGCAGGGGGCAGGGGGGATGGAACTGGTCATCCGCGCCGAAGGTCCGCGTCTCATCCTCGATCCAAATATCCGCGCCATGCTGGCCGATGGCGGTGCGCTATCCACCGTCGAACCGCGCACCGCGGCCGCCTATATGGCCAACCGCTTGGCGACCGAAGGCGGCGGCTCAATCCAGATTTCGGGCGGCAATGACGAACATCTGGTAGTCGGCGTCCTGCTTCCCGCCTGA
- a CDS encoding chemotaxis protein CheA, which translates to MDDLIADFVAECREMLESLGGEIVAWEAQPDDRARLDSIFRFVHTVKGNCGFFDFPRLEALSHAAEDALADVRSGRRQANSALVTAVLGVIDRIGEMIEIIDSGEPLPQGDDSALIAALEKGAEVPETAAAPATPAKDSDSTPAPAATGSNAPRTIRLSVELLDRVMSGVSDMVLARNELSRRLREAPEDVAVASAFERLSGIIAEMRDAITQTRMQRIENLFVALPRMVRDLSAELGKQVMVDIDGGDVELDREMIEMIRDPLTHIIRNAIDHGIERPADRLARGKREIGMLKVSARQSGNQILIDIVDDGGGIDGDRLVEKAIASGAITHKQADTLTHAQELALIFNPGLSTAKQVTSVSGRGVGMDVVRSNVEKIGGVVEVDSTLGQGTRMTLRVPLTLTIIPALTVSIAGQHFAIPRTAIEEIVRASGDAVKLDTIGGAGVATIRGRRMPRLVLAELLGLPSDMRDEDRTFVLLRPAGGAVYALAVDQIHDHEELVVKPAAPSVMGTGLYAGTTLADDGSPILLFDASGIATVGGISFETKEEEEGPAESAANDDHADMLLFKACDGARRAIHLACVDRIEEVGVHQVSRSAGRLRVQLGDDILPLTGIAEDQLDQHEKLRLFRLSDGNQQVGYAFDVVTDQIKLEHGLIPADSPGEIAGVALLGAAPAEIIDVHWLFAQLVGAAPMKDKGSRPRARLPLNDPWIQQMLRPMVEAAGYEIVGDDADAADLVITTDGEEAAPAATGRRLVIRSRPDGSDDSIYRYDRAGLMMALKAGEAR; encoded by the coding sequence ATGGACGATCTGATTGCCGATTTCGTGGCGGAATGCCGGGAAATGCTGGAATCCCTGGGCGGCGAGATCGTGGCCTGGGAAGCCCAGCCCGACGATCGCGCCCGCCTCGACAGTATTTTCCGCTTCGTCCACACCGTGAAGGGCAACTGCGGCTTTTTCGATTTTCCGCGCCTCGAAGCCTTGAGCCATGCTGCTGAAGATGCGCTGGCTGATGTCCGCAGCGGCCGCCGGCAGGCCAATAGCGCGCTGGTCACCGCCGTCCTTGGTGTCATCGACCGGATCGGCGAGATGATCGAGATTATCGATAGCGGCGAGCCGCTTCCCCAAGGCGATGACAGCGCGCTGATCGCCGCACTCGAAAAAGGTGCGGAAGTACCGGAAACCGCCGCAGCGCCGGCTACGCCCGCCAAGGATAGTGACAGCACGCCCGCACCCGCCGCCACGGGCAGCAACGCCCCGCGCACCATCCGTCTGTCGGTCGAACTGCTCGACCGCGTCATGTCGGGCGTTTCGGACATGGTGCTGGCCCGCAACGAACTGTCGCGCCGCCTGCGCGAAGCGCCCGAGGATGTCGCCGTCGCCAGCGCCTTCGAGCGCCTGTCAGGCATTATCGCCGAAATGCGCGATGCCATCACCCAGACGCGCATGCAGCGGATCGAAAATCTCTTCGTCGCCCTGCCGCGCATGGTCCGCGACCTGTCGGCGGAACTGGGCAAGCAGGTGATGGTCGATATCGACGGCGGTGACGTCGAGCTGGACCGCGAAATGATCGAGATGATCCGCGACCCTCTGACCCATATCATCCGCAACGCCATCGATCATGGCATCGAACGCCCCGCCGATCGCCTCGCACGCGGCAAGCGTGAAATCGGCATGCTCAAGGTCTCGGCGCGTCAATCGGGCAACCAGATCCTCATCGATATCGTCGATGATGGCGGCGGCATCGATGGCGATCGCCTGGTCGAAAAGGCCATTGCCAGCGGCGCCATTACCCACAAACAGGCCGATACGCTGACCCATGCGCAGGAACTGGCGCTGATCTTCAATCCCGGCCTGTCGACCGCCAAGCAGGTCACATCCGTCTCCGGCCGCGGTGTCGGCATGGATGTGGTGCGCTCCAACGTCGAAAAGATTGGCGGCGTGGTGGAAGTGGATTCCACCCTCGGCCAGGGCACCCGGATGACGCTGCGCGTACCGCTCACGCTCACCATCATTCCCGCGCTCACCGTTTCCATCGCAGGCCAGCATTTCGCCATTCCGCGTACCGCGATCGAGGAGATTGTGCGTGCCAGTGGCGACGCGGTGAAGCTCGACACGATCGGCGGGGCAGGGGTGGCGACCATTCGTGGCCGCCGCATGCCGCGCCTCGTGCTCGCCGAACTGCTCGGCCTGCCGTCCGACATGCGCGATGAGGACCGCACTTTCGTGTTGCTGCGCCCGGCCGGCGGCGCGGTCTATGCACTCGCGGTCGATCAGATCCACGATCATGAGGAATTGGTCGTCAAACCCGCAGCGCCATCGGTCATGGGCACCGGCCTTTATGCCGGCACCACCTTGGCCGACGATGGAAGCCCCATCCTGCTCTTCGACGCCTCGGGCATCGCCACCGTCGGCGGCATCAGCTTCGAGACCAAGGAAGAGGAAGAGGGCCCGGCCGAAAGCGCCGCCAATGACGATCATGCCGATATGCTGCTGTTCAAGGCCTGCGACGGCGCGCGCCGCGCCATCCACCTGGCCTGTGTCGACCGGATCGAGGAAGTGGGCGTCCACCAGGTCAGCCGCTCCGCCGGTCGCCTGCGTGTCCAGCTCGGCGACGATATCCTGCCGCTGACCGGCATCGCCGAAGACCAGCTCGACCAGCACGAAAAACTGCGTCTTTTCCGCCTGTCCGATGGCAATCAGCAGGTCGGCTATGCGTTCGATGTCGTCACCGACCAGATCAAGCTGGAACATGGCCTCATCCCCGCCGACAGCCCGGGCGAAATTGCCGGTGTCGCCCTTCTGGGCGCTGCGCCTGCCGAAATCATCGATGTCCACTGGCTGTTTGCGCAGCTGGTCGGCGCCGCGCCGATGAAGGACAAGGGGAGCCGTCCGCGCGCACGCCTGCCGCTCAACGATCCGTGGATCCAGCAGATGCTGCGCCCGATGGTTGAAGCCGCCGGCTATGAAATTGTCGGCGATGACGCCGATGCTGCCGATCTCGTCATCACCACCGATGGCGAAGAAGCAGCTCCCGCCGCGACCGGCCGCCGCCTTGTCATCCGCAGTCGCCCTGATGGCAGCGATGACAGCATCTACCGTTATGACCGCGCCGGCCTGATGATGGCGCTCAAGGCAGGAGAAGCCCGGTGA
- a CDS encoding chemotaxis protein CheW, producing MNELLLIVDIADARVALPAAAVESVIELDALTPVPRAPSHIAGLSALRSRVLTVIDCQRALGLGTSSFDGAIHEAAVVEVEGHHYALSVDAVEDVVEARSEPQRIGAAMGEGWDRVSLGMVETDEGPLLLVDIAKLIEAEEISLVA from the coding sequence GTGAACGAACTGCTCCTCATCGTCGACATTGCCGATGCCCGCGTCGCGCTGCCCGCCGCTGCGGTCGAAAGCGTGATCGAACTCGACGCGCTGACCCCGGTCCCGCGCGCACCCAGCCACATCGCCGGCCTTTCGGCGCTGCGCAGCCGGGTGCTCACCGTGATCGACTGCCAGCGCGCCCTGGGGCTCGGCACCAGCAGCTTTGACGGCGCTATCCACGAAGCCGCCGTCGTCGAAGTGGAAGGTCACCATTACGCCTTGTCGGTCGATGCCGTCGAAGATGTCGTCGAAGCGCGCAGCGAACCCCAGCGCATCGGCGCCGCCATGGGCGAGGGGTGGGACCGCGTCAGCCTCGGCATGGTCGAGACCGATGAAGGCCCGCTCTTGCTGGTCGATATCGCCAAGCTGATCGAGGCGGAGGAAATTTCCCTCGTCGCATAA
- a CDS encoding response regulator — MKRCLIVDDSKVIRKVARHILETLEFKVEEAGDGREALSRCEEEMPDVVLLDWNMPVMSGMEFLKMLRAGGHADQPKVVFCTTENDMSHIRAALEAGADEYVMKPFDRETLHVKLQLVGVA, encoded by the coding sequence ATGAAACGCTGTTTGATCGTCGATGATAGCAAGGTGATCCGCAAGGTCGCCCGTCACATCCTCGAAACCCTTGAGTTCAAGGTCGAGGAAGCCGGCGATGGCCGCGAAGCCCTGTCGCGCTGCGAAGAGGAAATGCCCGATGTGGTGCTTCTCGACTGGAACATGCCCGTGATGAGCGGCATGGAATTCCTAAAAATGCTGCGTGCCGGCGGCCATGCCGACCAGCCCAAGGTTGTTTTCTGCACCACCGAAAATGACATGTCGCACATCCGCGCCGCCCTCGAAGCGGGCGCGGACGAATATGTCATGAAGCCGTTCGACCGCGAGACGCTTCACGTCAAACTCCAGCTCGTCGGCGTAGCGTAA
- the cheB gene encoding chemotaxis-specific protein-glutamate methyltransferase CheB — translation MAGAAASRQPTAPANRGAVRLMIVDDSMVARAVLSRMIGADPMFEVHAVAGTAEDAVIALGHASVDIILLDLEMPGAGGLNLLPEILKAAHGAKVLIVSSQAEDGAEVTLKALEMGAADTLPKPGTGRFGGKFSEILLERLRTLAKDMVRSAPRPRVPQPPAHRAASPELPLRVMPEGPLELLAIGASTGGIHALASFFGALPERIGVPILVTQHLPPAFMAVFARQLAAASGRTCVVAQDHIPLFADQVYVAPGESHLMVEKRRSGLYARLSNDASPSGCRPSVDPMFQSAGEQLGAAALGIILTGMGRDGTIGAASMVKHGAGVITQDEASCAVWGMPRSVTDAGLVCAIAPPEELARIVLKRVSKD, via the coding sequence ATGGCAGGAGCCGCCGCCTCCCGCCAGCCGACCGCCCCCGCTAACAGGGGAGCGGTGCGCCTGATGATCGTCGATGATTCGATGGTCGCACGGGCCGTCCTGTCGCGCATGATCGGCGCGGACCCCATGTTCGAAGTTCATGCCGTCGCCGGCACCGCCGAAGATGCAGTCATCGCGCTCGGCCACGCCAGCGTCGACATCATCCTGCTCGATCTGGAAATGCCGGGTGCCGGCGGTCTCAACCTACTGCCCGAAATCCTCAAAGCCGCGCACGGTGCCAAGGTGCTGATCGTCTCTTCGCAGGCCGAAGACGGTGCCGAAGTCACCTTAAAGGCGCTGGAAATGGGCGCTGCCGATACGCTGCCCAAGCCCGGCACCGGCCGCTTCGGCGGCAAATTCTCCGAAATCCTGCTGGAAAGGCTTCGCACTCTGGCCAAGGACATGGTCCGTTCAGCGCCCCGCCCGCGCGTACCCCAACCACCCGCGCATCGCGCCGCCAGCCCCGAACTCCCGCTGCGCGTCATGCCGGAAGGTCCGCTCGAACTTCTCGCCATCGGTGCGTCTACGGGCGGCATCCATGCGCTCGCCAGCTTCTTCGGCGCATTGCCCGAACGCATCGGCGTGCCGATCCTGGTAACCCAGCATCTGCCGCCCGCCTTCATGGCCGTCTTCGCGCGCCAGCTCGCCGCCGCTTCGGGCCGTACCTGCGTTGTCGCGCAGGATCACATCCCGCTCTTCGCCGATCAAGTCTATGTTGCGCCGGGCGAGAGCCACCTCATGGTCGAGAAGCGCCGCAGCGGTCTTTATGCCCGCCTGTCCAATGACGCGTCGCCCTCGGGTTGCCGTCCCTCGGTCGATCCCATGTTCCAGAGCGCGGGCGAACAATTGGGTGCTGCCGCGCTGGGCATCATCCTCACCGGCATGGGCCGCGACGGCACCATTGGCGCGGCCAGCATGGTCAAGCATGGCGCGGGCGTCATCACCCAGGACGAAGCCAGTTGCGCCGTCTGGGGCATGCCCCGCTCGGTCACCGATGCCGGCCTCGTCTGCGCCATCGCCCCGCCCGAAGAATTGGCGCGCATCGTCCTCAAGCGCGTAAGCAAGGATTGA
- a CDS encoding CheR family methyltransferase codes for MQVSDSSSRILAGLLEARTGQQLTLSRRWRIETALSSILRERGIPTLDELITLLVMEKDSLLADQVVEALLNNETYFFRDRTPFDMLATRFLPQLAHARQVKRHIRIWSAGCSSGQEAYSIAMMFDEEPMKWAGWTIDIVGTDVSHRVIKKAREGRYTQFEVQRGLGIQQTIRWFEEDEEGWRVLPKLQKMVRFDMRNILDAPPHPGEFDLILCRNVLLYLCQEKRRMAFDRLASALAPDGGLILGAGETVIGQTDRFAACRDIRGLYRRADADKADRRATGT; via the coding sequence ATGCAGGTTTCCGACAGCTCCAGCCGCATCCTTGCCGGCCTGCTTGAAGCCCGCACCGGGCAGCAGCTGACGCTCAGCCGTCGCTGGCGCATCGAAACGGCATTGTCCTCCATCCTGCGCGAACGCGGCATCCCCACGCTCGATGAACTCATCACCTTGCTGGTGATGGAAAAGGACAGCCTGCTGGCCGACCAGGTGGTCGAGGCCCTGCTCAACAACGAAACCTATTTTTTCCGCGATCGCACGCCCTTCGACATGCTGGCGACCCGCTTCCTGCCCCAGCTCGCCCATGCCCGGCAAGTCAAGCGCCACATCCGCATCTGGTCGGCCGGCTGCTCGTCGGGCCAGGAAGCCTATTCGATCGCCATGATGTTCGATGAAGAGCCGATGAAATGGGCTGGCTGGACGATCGACATCGTCGGCACCGACGTCTCGCACCGCGTTATCAAGAAGGCGCGCGAAGGCCGCTACACCCAGTTTGAGGTGCAGCGCGGCCTCGGCATCCAGCAGACCATTCGCTGGTTCGAGGAAGATGAAGAAGGCTGGCGCGTCCTGCCCAAGCTGCAGAAAATGGTGCGCTTCGACATGCGCAATATCCTCGATGCTCCGCCGCATCCGGGCGAATTCGATCTCATTCTGTGCCGCAACGTCCTGCTCTACCTCTGCCAGGAAAAGCGCCGCATGGCGTTCGACCGGCTGGCCAGCGCACTCGCCCCCGATGGCGGGCTGATCCTGGGGGCAGGGGAGACGGTGATCGGCCAGACCGACCGCTTCGCTGCCTGCCGCGATATTCGCGGTCTTTACCGCCGCGCCGATGCGGACAAAGCGGATCGCCGCGCCACCGGGACTTGA
- a CDS encoding N-acetylmuramoyl-L-alanine amidase produces the protein MIERPSPNHNERQLPVSMIVLHYTGMVSCQAALDRMTSPDAAVSAHYCVDEDGTTYRLVDEKHRAWHAGKSYWRGVTDINSASVGIELVNPGHAFGYREFPDEQIAALLPLLADIKDRHGITRGNVVGHSDIAPARKEDPGELFPWWELAKRRLALPSPTRDLMDPFWTDAGFLLALERFGYDVTDSEKAVIAFQRRFRPDMIDGIIDGECRAKLLALLLPRPQ, from the coding sequence ATGATCGAGCGGCCCAGCCCCAATCATAATGAACGGCAATTGCCGGTATCGATGATCGTGCTGCATTATACCGGCATGGTCAGCTGCCAGGCCGCGCTCGATCGCATGACCAGCCCCGATGCCGCCGTCTCGGCCCATTATTGCGTGGATGAGGATGGCACCACCTACCGGCTGGTCGATGAGAAACATCGCGCCTGGCATGCCGGCAAAAGCTATTGGCGCGGCGTCACCGATATCAATTCGGCCAGCGTCGGCATCGAGCTGGTCAATCCCGGCCATGCATTCGGCTATCGCGAATTTCCCGACGAACAGATTGCGGCGCTGCTGCCTTTGCTCGCGGACATCAAGGATCGCCACGGCATTACCCGTGGCAATGTCGTCGGCCATTCGGACATCGCGCCCGCACGCAAGGAGGACCCCGGCGAACTCTTCCCCTGGTGGGAGTTGGCCAAGCGCCGGCTGGCACTGCCGAGCCCGACCCGCGACCTGATGGACCCCTTCTGGACCGATGCCGGCTTCCTCCTCGCGCTCGAACGCTTCGGCTATGACGTCACCGACAGCGAAAAAGCCGTCATCGCCTTCCAACGCCGCTTCCGCCCCGACATGATCGACGGGATTATTGATGGAGAATGCAGGGCCAAGCTGCTGGCACTGCTGCTGCCAAGGCCGCAATAG